A stretch of Brassica napus cultivar Da-Ae chromosome C6, Da-Ae, whole genome shotgun sequence DNA encodes these proteins:
- the LOC106403188 gene encoding ultraviolet-B receptor UVR8 isoform X2, whose translation MDTTITTATSNGVSPAATLQLHSIIPENPTIAMELPSFVSLKRQFLGNSAPGEFFLASCPSIALHVLTTCDLDPRDLAKLEATCSFFRKPANVSPDLELSISEVAALDICQKRAIFKRMGEEERQEIKRKCGGSWKLVLSFLLAGEFGYRREKSQALAGPGHSIAVTSKGVVYSFGSNGSGQLGHGTVEDTWQPQPIRSLNGIRIIQAALGADRTMLISDAGEVYAFGKDCFSDPGLEVQQTKVITTPQRVKSLTEIFVVQAAIGYHFTAVLSREGRVYTLSWGKDEKLGHGTDLNCLLPQPLLGALENVPVVQIAAGFCYLLALAFHPTGMSVYSVGCGLGGKLGHGSTISEKQPRLIEEFSLLKMEPVMISAGAWHAAVVGRDGRVCTWGWGRYGCLGHGTEELEMAPKVVEGLKDVKAVHVAAGEYTTFVVCDDGQVYSFGYGEANLGQGDLEENTLTPRLVSSLKETKERVVHVSLTKSVSFPWTGHTFAMMESGTLYAFGSGGRGQLGVKLGDNIMEREEPAKVIGIDLS comes from the exons ATGGACACTACTATTACTACTGCAACATCAAATGGTGTTAGCCCTGCTGCTACGTTGCAACTCCATAGCATCATCCCAGAGAATCCGACAATAGCTATGGAATTGCCCTCGTTTGTGTCTCTGAAACGACAATTCCTTGGAAACTCTGCTCCTGGTGAATTCTTCTTGGCTTCTTGTCCTTCCATTGCCCTTCATGTTCTCACAACATGTGACTTGGATCCTCGTGACCTTGCCAAACTCGAG GCAACATGTTCCTTCTTTAGGAAACCGGCAAACGTCTCTCCGGACCTTGAACTCTCCATCTCGGAAGTTGCAGCACTCGACATCTGCCAAAAGAGGGCGATATTCAAACGTATGGGAGAGGAAGAACGCCAAGAAATCAAAAGGAAATGCGGAGGCTCATGGAAGCTGGTTCTGAGTTTCTTGCTAGCTGGTGAATTTGGTTACAGGCGGGAAAAATCACAGGCACTTGCTGGTCCTGGTCATAGCATCGCCGTCACATCAAAGGGTGTTGTTTACTCTTTCGGATCCAACGGTTCAGGACAACTCGGACATGGAACCGTTGAAGACACTTGGCAGCCACAACCAATCAG GTCACTTAATGGGATACGGATCATTCAAGCAGCTCTTGGAGCTGATAGAACAATGCTAATAAGTGATGCTGGTGAAGTGTATGCCTTTGGAAAAGATTGTTTTAGCGACCCTGGATTAGAGGTTCAACAAACTAAGGTCATCACAACTCCTCAGCGAGTCAAGTCCTTAACCGAAATCTTCGTGGTTCAAGCTGCTATTGGATATCACTTCACAGCCGTTTTGTCTAGAGAAGGAAGAGTGTATACACTATCATGGGGGAAGGATGAAAAACTCGGTCATGGAACCGACCTTAACTGTTTGTTGCCTCAACCTTTGTTGGGAGCCTTAGAGAACGTCCCTGTTGTACAAATTGCTGCTGGCTTTTGCTATCTCCTTGCTCTAGCATTTCACCCCACTGGCAT gtcgGTGTACTCTGTTGGATGCGGTTTGGGTGGGAAGCTTGGACATGGTTCAACAATTAGTGAGAAACAGCCTCGGTTGATTGAGGAGTTTAGTCTTTTGAAGATGGAACCGGTTATGATCTCAGCAGGGGCATGGCATGCTGCTGTAGTTGGGAGAGATGGGAGAGTGTGCACTTGGGGATGGGGACGGTATGGCTGCTTGGGTCACGGAACAGAAGAGTTGGAGATGGCTCCTAAGGTCGTTGAAGGTTTAAAAGATGTTAAAGCTGTACACGTAGCCGCTGGAGAGTACACAACCTTTGTTGTATGTGATGATGGTCAGGTTTACTCATTCGGCTATGGTGAAGCCAATCTTGGTCAG GGAGATTTGGAGGAGAATACTCTTACTCCGAGGCTGGTTTCATCGTTGAAGGAGACAAAAGAGCGTGTGGTTCATGTGAGTTTGACAAAGTCAGTGTCATTTCCCTGGACTGGTCACACATTTGCAATGATGGAGTCAGGGACACTATATGCGTTTGGGTCTGGGGGGAGAGGGCAGCTCGGGGTGAAGCTTGGTGATAACATTATGGAAAGAGAAGAACCAGCTAAAGTTATTGGTATTGATCTTTCTTAG
- the LOC106403188 gene encoding ultraviolet-B receptor UVR8 isoform X1: MDTTITTATSNGVSPAATLQLHSIIPENPTIAMELPSFVSLKRQFLGNSAPGEFFLASCPSIALHVLTTCDLDPRDLAKLEATCSFFRKPANVSPDLELSISEVAALDICQKRAIFKRMGEEERQEIKRKCGGSWKLVLSFLLAGEFGYRREKSQALAGPGHSIAVTSKGVVYSFGSNGSGQLGHGTVEDTWQPQPIRSLNGIRIIQAALGADRTMLISDAGEVYAFGKDCFSDPGLEVQQTKVITTPQRVKSLTEIFVVQAAIGYHFTAVLSREGRVYTLSWGKDEKLGHGTDLNCLLPQPLLGALENVPVVQIAAGFCYLLALAFHPTGMSVYSVGCGLGGKLGHGSTISEKQPRLIEEFSLLKMEPVMISAGAWHAAVVGRDGRVCTWGWGRYGCLGHGTEELEMAPKVVEGLKDVKAVHVAAGEYTTFVVCDDGQVYSFGYGEANLGQQGDLEENTLTPRLVSSLKETKERVVHVSLTKSVSFPWTGHTFAMMESGTLYAFGSGGRGQLGVKLGDNIMEREEPAKVIGIDLS; the protein is encoded by the exons ATGGACACTACTATTACTACTGCAACATCAAATGGTGTTAGCCCTGCTGCTACGTTGCAACTCCATAGCATCATCCCAGAGAATCCGACAATAGCTATGGAATTGCCCTCGTTTGTGTCTCTGAAACGACAATTCCTTGGAAACTCTGCTCCTGGTGAATTCTTCTTGGCTTCTTGTCCTTCCATTGCCCTTCATGTTCTCACAACATGTGACTTGGATCCTCGTGACCTTGCCAAACTCGAG GCAACATGTTCCTTCTTTAGGAAACCGGCAAACGTCTCTCCGGACCTTGAACTCTCCATCTCGGAAGTTGCAGCACTCGACATCTGCCAAAAGAGGGCGATATTCAAACGTATGGGAGAGGAAGAACGCCAAGAAATCAAAAGGAAATGCGGAGGCTCATGGAAGCTGGTTCTGAGTTTCTTGCTAGCTGGTGAATTTGGTTACAGGCGGGAAAAATCACAGGCACTTGCTGGTCCTGGTCATAGCATCGCCGTCACATCAAAGGGTGTTGTTTACTCTTTCGGATCCAACGGTTCAGGACAACTCGGACATGGAACCGTTGAAGACACTTGGCAGCCACAACCAATCAG GTCACTTAATGGGATACGGATCATTCAAGCAGCTCTTGGAGCTGATAGAACAATGCTAATAAGTGATGCTGGTGAAGTGTATGCCTTTGGAAAAGATTGTTTTAGCGACCCTGGATTAGAGGTTCAACAAACTAAGGTCATCACAACTCCTCAGCGAGTCAAGTCCTTAACCGAAATCTTCGTGGTTCAAGCTGCTATTGGATATCACTTCACAGCCGTTTTGTCTAGAGAAGGAAGAGTGTATACACTATCATGGGGGAAGGATGAAAAACTCGGTCATGGAACCGACCTTAACTGTTTGTTGCCTCAACCTTTGTTGGGAGCCTTAGAGAACGTCCCTGTTGTACAAATTGCTGCTGGCTTTTGCTATCTCCTTGCTCTAGCATTTCACCCCACTGGCAT gtcgGTGTACTCTGTTGGATGCGGTTTGGGTGGGAAGCTTGGACATGGTTCAACAATTAGTGAGAAACAGCCTCGGTTGATTGAGGAGTTTAGTCTTTTGAAGATGGAACCGGTTATGATCTCAGCAGGGGCATGGCATGCTGCTGTAGTTGGGAGAGATGGGAGAGTGTGCACTTGGGGATGGGGACGGTATGGCTGCTTGGGTCACGGAACAGAAGAGTTGGAGATGGCTCCTAAGGTCGTTGAAGGTTTAAAAGATGTTAAAGCTGTACACGTAGCCGCTGGAGAGTACACAACCTTTGTTGTATGTGATGATGGTCAGGTTTACTCATTCGGCTATGGTGAAGCCAATCTTGGTCAG CAGGGAGATTTGGAGGAGAATACTCTTACTCCGAGGCTGGTTTCATCGTTGAAGGAGACAAAAGAGCGTGTGGTTCATGTGAGTTTGACAAAGTCAGTGTCATTTCCCTGGACTGGTCACACATTTGCAATGATGGAGTCAGGGACACTATATGCGTTTGGGTCTGGGGGGAGAGGGCAGCTCGGGGTGAAGCTTGGTGATAACATTATGGAAAGAGAAGAACCAGCTAAAGTTATTGGTATTGATCTTTCTTAG